In Bacillus cereus ATCC 14579, a single window of DNA contains:
- a CDS encoding homogentisate 1,2-dioxygenase, giving the protein MFYRHMGELPHKRHVQFRKKDGSLYREQVMGTKGFSGTQSILYHHYMPTEVGHSALSHSCQLQYEEDVALSHRHFRTKESKKSGDAISGRNFILGNEDLLIGVVSPTEKMDYFYRNGDGDEMLFVHYGTGKIETMFGTIHYRKGDYVTIPIGTIYRVIPDEGETKFLVVEANSQITTPRRYRNEYGQLLEHSPFCERDLRGPEKLETYDEKGEFVVMTKSRGYMHKHVLGHHPLDVVGWDGYLYPWVFNVEDFEPITGRIHQPPPVHQTFEGHNFVICSFVPRLYDYHPESIPAPYYHSNVNSDEVLYYVEGYFMSCKGVEEGSITLHPSGIPHGPHPGKTEASIGKKETLELAVMIDTFRPLRIVKQAHVTEDEKYMYSWIEQGSYTVK; this is encoded by the coding sequence ATGTTTTATCGTCACATGGGAGAACTACCTCATAAACGACATGTACAATTTCGTAAAAAAGATGGATCGCTTTATCGTGAACAGGTAATGGGAACAAAAGGTTTTTCTGGTACGCAGTCTATTTTGTATCATCATTATATGCCCACAGAAGTAGGTCATTCTGCATTATCGCATTCTTGTCAGTTGCAGTATGAAGAGGATGTTGCTCTTTCTCATCGCCACTTTCGAACGAAAGAAAGTAAAAAAAGTGGTGATGCAATAAGTGGACGGAATTTCATACTTGGAAATGAAGATTTATTAATTGGAGTAGTGAGTCCAACAGAAAAAATGGATTATTTCTATCGTAATGGTGATGGCGACGAAATGTTATTTGTTCATTATGGAACAGGGAAAATTGAAACGATGTTTGGAACGATTCACTATAGAAAAGGCGACTATGTAACGATTCCAATTGGAACGATTTATCGTGTTATTCCAGATGAAGGAGAGACTAAGTTTCTTGTTGTAGAGGCGAATAGCCAAATTACAACGCCGCGTCGTTATCGAAATGAATACGGACAATTGTTAGAGCATAGTCCGTTTTGTGAAAGAGATCTTCGTGGTCCAGAAAAATTAGAGACATATGATGAAAAAGGCGAGTTTGTCGTAATGACAAAATCAAGAGGCTATATGCATAAACATGTTTTAGGACACCACCCGTTAGATGTTGTGGGATGGGATGGCTATTTATATCCGTGGGTATTTAATGTAGAGGATTTTGAACCAATTACAGGGCGCATTCATCAGCCACCGCCAGTACATCAAACATTTGAAGGACATAATTTTGTTATTTGCTCTTTCGTACCACGTTTATACGATTATCATCCAGAGTCCATTCCGGCACCATATTATCATAGTAATGTTAATAGTGATGAAGTTCTTTACTATGTAGAAGGATACTTTATGAGTTGCAAAGGTGTGGAAGAAGGTTCTATTACACTTCATCCGAGCGGGATTCCCCATGGACCGCATCCGGGGAAAACAGAGGCAAGTATAGGGAAGAAAGAGACGCTTGAATTAGCTGTTATGATAGACACATTCCGTCCGCTTCGTATTGTAAAACAAGCACATGTAACAGAAGATGAAAAGTATATGTATAGCTGGATTGAACAAGGTTCATATACTGTGAAATAA
- a CDS encoding MDR family MFS transporter — MKNTWRELREMDRNVWIRFIGETLNGIAMMMLMPFFALYLKDKVDSLLEVGVIMALSPIAASFGSLIGGRIADIYGRKPIMIFSMASNALLMLGFLFIEGFIPYAILSIFLGLSNSLFHPAASAMVADVTAPEKRTEAYGLLRMGHNIGAAIGPIMGASVVVLSKNLVFIIASSTMLFYALLVLLLIQETMPKRTDKEEHKEKEAGTVWKIVMRDKVLMIYLLAGIIISMGFSQTEGMLPLHFDNEMKHIFGTNNPYPYLMALNGLLVVLFQFQISKWATDKPVGKTMLYGACLFGIGLFFIGWLPKWFGEFNTNATIILITLLFVYALYTLGEMIMSPVQMTFVANLAPEHLRGTYMGAASLQWITGSAFGPLLGGFLLDRLLGHFLFTILAVGCVVAGIVYVSLDRLVEQRQKDTLTKQSS, encoded by the coding sequence ATGAAAAATACGTGGCGTGAGTTAAGGGAGATGGACCGTAACGTATGGATTCGATTTATTGGAGAGACGTTAAATGGAATTGCAATGATGATGTTAATGCCTTTTTTTGCATTATATTTAAAAGATAAGGTAGATTCGTTGTTGGAAGTTGGGGTTATTATGGCGCTTTCTCCAATTGCTGCAAGTTTTGGATCACTTATAGGAGGGAGAATTGCTGACATATATGGAAGAAAGCCTATTATGATATTTTCTATGGCAAGTAATGCATTATTAATGCTCGGTTTTCTATTTATAGAAGGATTTATTCCATATGCAATTTTATCTATTTTTTTAGGGTTGAGTAATTCTTTATTTCATCCAGCTGCATCAGCTATGGTCGCGGATGTAACGGCACCAGAAAAAAGAACAGAGGCATATGGTTTATTACGAATGGGACACAATATAGGTGCTGCGATTGGTCCGATAATGGGAGCATCAGTAGTTGTGTTGTCAAAGAACCTTGTGTTTATTATTGCCTCTTCTACAATGCTATTTTATGCGTTACTTGTATTACTTCTTATTCAAGAGACGATGCCAAAAAGGACAGATAAGGAAGAACATAAAGAAAAGGAAGCTGGGACAGTTTGGAAAATTGTAATGCGAGATAAGGTATTAATGATTTACTTATTAGCAGGCATTATCATTTCGATGGGGTTTTCTCAAACCGAAGGCATGTTGCCACTACATTTTGATAATGAAATGAAGCATATTTTTGGAACGAATAATCCATATCCATATTTAATGGCGTTAAACGGACTATTAGTTGTTTTATTCCAGTTTCAAATTTCAAAATGGGCTACGGATAAACCGGTCGGGAAGACGATGTTATATGGTGCATGTTTATTCGGGATTGGATTATTTTTTATAGGGTGGTTACCGAAGTGGTTTGGAGAATTTAATACAAATGCTACAATTATTTTAATAACACTACTGTTCGTTTATGCTTTATATACGTTAGGTGAAATGATTATGTCGCCTGTACAGATGACATTTGTAGCAAATTTGGCCCCTGAGCATTTGAGAGGGACTTATATGGGAGCTGCAAGTTTGCAGTGGATTACAGGAAGCGCATTTGGTCCACTTTTGGGCGGTTTTTTATTAGATCGATTACTTGGTCACTTTCTATTTACAATTTTAGCTGTAGGATGTGTAGTTGCAGGTATTGTATATGTTTCTTTAGATCGCCTTGTTGAGCAAAGGCAAAAAGACACACTAACCAAACAATCTTCTTAG
- a CDS encoding fumarylacetoacetate hydrolase family protein has translation MKFVTFRLPSKELRAGWLEGDKVIDMNLASEGKIPSSMIAFLEKADEYVEVVRNIKNPNKGIYALEEVQLTAALPNPSSIRDFYAFEQHVKTARGRRGLDVVPEWYDIPVFYFTNHRAVIGSSDFVIGPKKSKKLDYELEIACVIGREGRNISREQAEEYIFGYCIMNDWSARDLQATEMKVGLGPAKGKDFATSLGAHLVTKEELDVYRNGDRYNLEMTAHVNGKLLSKGNFQDIYYTFAEMIERASEDVTLYPGDVIGSGTVGTGCILELGTEEWLQDGDVVELSITGLGTLRNTIKKEKEAGDGHVLSSHGRTTS, from the coding sequence ATGAAATTTGTTACATTTCGTCTTCCTTCAAAAGAACTACGGGCTGGATGGCTTGAAGGTGACAAAGTAATAGATATGAATCTTGCTAGTGAAGGGAAAATCCCTTCTTCTATGATTGCTTTTTTAGAGAAAGCAGATGAGTATGTAGAGGTAGTGCGGAATATTAAGAATCCAAATAAGGGTATATATGCTTTAGAAGAAGTACAATTGACAGCTGCTCTTCCTAATCCGAGTAGTATTCGAGATTTTTACGCATTTGAACAACATGTAAAAACAGCTCGCGGACGAAGAGGATTAGATGTTGTGCCTGAATGGTATGATATTCCGGTTTTTTATTTTACTAATCATCGTGCTGTAATTGGTTCCAGTGATTTTGTAATTGGTCCGAAAAAGTCTAAAAAGCTTGATTATGAGTTGGAGATTGCTTGCGTAATAGGAAGAGAAGGGCGAAATATTTCTCGTGAGCAAGCAGAGGAATATATTTTTGGTTATTGTATTATGAACGACTGGAGTGCGAGAGACTTACAAGCAACAGAAATGAAAGTAGGTCTCGGTCCAGCGAAAGGAAAAGACTTTGCAACTTCTTTAGGAGCACATCTTGTTACGAAAGAGGAATTAGACGTTTATCGTAATGGTGATAGATATAATTTAGAAATGACTGCTCATGTAAATGGAAAACTATTATCAAAAGGAAACTTCCAAGATATTTACTATACATTTGCTGAAATGATTGAACGTGCTTCAGAGGACGTTACGTTATATCCAGGAGATGTGATTGGTTCTGGGACAGTAGGAACAGGATGTATTTTAGAACTGGGTACAGAAGAGTGGCTACAAGATGGAGATGTTGTAGAACTGTCGATTACTGGTTTAGGTACACTACGTAATACGATCAAAAAAGAAAAGGAAGCGGGTGATGGGCATGTTTTATCGTCACATGGGAGAACTACCTCATAA
- the murF gene encoding UDP-N-acetylmuramoyl-tripeptide--D-alanyl-D-alanine ligase: MIKRMLKQVEQMVNGTELAEQYEGITIQGVSIDTRKIEKGNLYVPIQGERFDGHAFVDKAVENGAVATLWMKDVANPPENLPVIFVEDTLSALQMLAKNYRDQLDVKVVGVTGSNGKTSTKDIVTSLLATKFKVQKTEGNFNNHIGLPLTILNLEENTEVAVLEMGMSSRGEIEFLSKLARPNAAIITNIGEAHLMDLGSREAIAEAKLEIVTGLQEGGVFVYNGDEPLLTNRVPGMNLAAETVTFGDARANDYYPTTVTLQATGTHFKMNRDENISFYLPVLGKHNVYNTLASMAIAKHFGVTWEEMKEGLVTLQMTGMRMEIVKTNSGLTIINDAYNASPTAMEAAFHLMNGLDGFAKKIVVLGDMLELGDQEVQFHYEVGKLIDPAKISHVFTYGRLGAQIAEGAKINFPNERVKAYDNKEELVKDLQAVVDVKDVVLIKASRGMKLEEVITMLK; this comes from the coding sequence ATGATAAAGCGAATGTTAAAGCAAGTGGAACAGATGGTAAATGGTACTGAATTAGCAGAGCAATATGAGGGAATTACTATTCAAGGCGTGTCTATTGATACGAGAAAAATTGAAAAAGGAAACTTGTATGTTCCGATTCAAGGGGAGCGCTTCGATGGACATGCTTTTGTAGATAAAGCTGTTGAAAATGGAGCTGTGGCTACATTATGGATGAAAGATGTAGCGAATCCACCTGAGAATCTTCCGGTTATTTTTGTAGAAGACACGCTATCGGCATTGCAAATGTTAGCGAAAAACTATCGCGATCAATTGGATGTTAAAGTTGTAGGTGTAACGGGTAGTAACGGTAAAACATCTACGAAAGATATTGTAACAAGTCTTCTTGCGACTAAATTCAAAGTGCAAAAAACAGAAGGGAACTTCAATAACCATATCGGATTACCTCTTACCATTTTAAACTTAGAAGAAAATACAGAAGTAGCAGTATTAGAGATGGGTATGTCAAGCCGAGGCGAAATTGAATTCTTATCTAAGTTAGCTCGTCCTAATGCAGCTATCATTACAAATATTGGTGAGGCACATTTAATGGATTTAGGATCTCGTGAGGCAATTGCTGAAGCGAAATTAGAAATTGTTACAGGATTACAAGAAGGTGGCGTGTTCGTATATAACGGAGATGAGCCTTTATTAACGAATCGTGTTCCTGGAATGAATTTAGCAGCAGAAACGGTTACGTTTGGTGATGCAAGAGCAAACGATTATTATCCCACGACTGTAACATTACAAGCAACTGGGACACATTTCAAAATGAATAGAGATGAAAATATTTCATTCTACTTACCGGTGTTAGGAAAACATAATGTGTATAATACACTTGCTTCAATGGCAATTGCGAAACATTTTGGTGTAACGTGGGAAGAGATGAAAGAAGGTTTAGTAACACTTCAAATGACGGGCATGCGTATGGAAATTGTGAAAACAAATAGTGGTTTAACAATTATCAACGATGCTTATAATGCAAGCCCGACGGCTATGGAAGCAGCATTCCATTTAATGAATGGTTTAGATGGTTTTGCTAAAAAAATCGTTGTGCTCGGTGATATGTTAGAACTTGGAGATCAAGAAGTACAGTTCCATTATGAGGTAGGAAAATTAATCGATCCAGCAAAAATCTCACATGTATTCACATACGGTAGATTAGGGGCTCAAATTGCTGAAGGAGCAAAAATTAATTTCCCTAATGAACGTGTAAAGGCGTATGATAATAAAGAAGAGTTAGTAAAAGATTTACAAGCAGTAGTCGATGTGAAAGATGTTGTATTAATAAAAGCATCTCGCGGTATGAAATTAGAAGAAGTAATTACGATGTTGAAATAA
- a CDS encoding rhomboid family intramembrane serine protease has protein sequence MLIRSTHISLQPTILTLLLIHLVMMILGDFFLLPLAASNEYIAKGEWWRVITSLLVHVDLQHFLSNSIFLFALGSSIEKQLGHFSFFILFFLSGISGNISSYIIMPLEYIHAGASGGIFGLLGAQLFLLYNRYRSSKPKEIAIFSIMILLLLLFTFFNPSANPISHLTGLITGGILTPFLTKKNDGAKLI, from the coding sequence ATGCTAATAAGATCCACTCATATTTCTTTACAACCGACTATTCTTACCTTACTGCTTATTCATTTAGTCATGATGATATTAGGCGACTTTTTTCTCTTACCACTGGCAGCCTCTAATGAATATATCGCGAAAGGAGAATGGTGGCGTGTCATAACTTCTCTTCTCGTACACGTAGACTTACAACATTTTCTTTCTAATAGTATTTTTTTGTTTGCTCTTGGTTCTTCTATCGAAAAGCAACTCGGACACTTTTCTTTTTTTATTCTATTTTTTCTCTCTGGAATTTCTGGAAATATTTCTTCTTATATTATTATGCCGCTTGAATATATTCACGCAGGTGCATCAGGTGGTATTTTCGGACTATTAGGTGCACAGTTATTTTTATTGTACAATCGATACCGCTCTTCAAAACCAAAAGAAATTGCCATTTTCTCAATTATGATACTTCTATTACTGCTATTTACTTTCTTTAACCCTTCTGCCAATCCGATCAGTCATTTAACAGGTTTAATAACCGGTGGCATTTTAACCCCTTTTTTAACAAAAAAAAACGATGGTGCAAAGCTTATTTAA
- the uvsE gene encoding UV DNA damage repair endonuclease UvsE, translating to MLVRLGYVAMSVHLKNASPSQTMTYAQFQKLDDRDAAIRKLERIANSNLENCLRLLKHNKGHDISFFRLSSKLIPLANHEELLEWNYIRPLKENLKKLGEYAVHMNMRIDFHPDHFVVLNSPEESVFKQSVKTLQMHKKLLKGMGIEHKQRCVLHVGGGYKDKELALERFIENWSNVPRGIQEMIILENDDTTFTLEETLYLGEKLDIPVVFDLHHHMMNNEQEDWYEDWARVVHTWETSLLPIKMHISSPREGKDPRAHADYINVDAFLSFLRRIKGSVPQIDCMIEAKMKDESLFQLMRDLSEQVDVEIIDGASFYIK from the coding sequence ATGCTTGTAAGGCTTGGTTACGTTGCGATGAGTGTGCATTTGAAGAATGCATCTCCATCTCAAACGATGACGTATGCACAGTTTCAGAAATTAGATGATCGTGATGCTGCAATTCGTAAGCTTGAAAGAATTGCTAATTCCAATTTAGAAAATTGTTTACGTTTATTAAAGCATAATAAAGGGCATGACATATCTTTCTTTCGGCTCAGTTCAAAGCTCATTCCTTTAGCGAATCATGAGGAATTGCTAGAGTGGAACTATATTCGTCCGTTAAAAGAAAATTTAAAAAAACTAGGTGAATATGCAGTTCATATGAATATGAGAATTGATTTCCATCCAGATCATTTTGTTGTACTAAATTCACCTGAAGAGAGTGTTTTTAAACAATCTGTAAAAACATTGCAGATGCACAAAAAATTATTAAAAGGTATGGGGATTGAACATAAGCAACGATGTGTACTGCATGTTGGAGGAGGATATAAAGATAAAGAACTTGCATTAGAGCGCTTTATAGAGAATTGGTCGAATGTCCCAAGGGGTATTCAAGAAATGATTATATTAGAAAATGATGATACAACCTTTACGTTAGAGGAAACATTATATTTAGGAGAAAAATTAGATATTCCCGTCGTATTTGACTTGCATCACCATATGATGAATAATGAGCAAGAAGATTGGTATGAAGATTGGGCACGTGTTGTTCATACGTGGGAAACGTCTTTGTTGCCGATTAAAATGCATATCTCTAGCCCTAGAGAGGGAAAAGATCCAAGAGCTCATGCAGATTATATTAATGTAGACGCATTTTTATCTTTTTTAAGAAGGATAAAGGGAAGTGTTCCGCAAATTGATTGTATGATTGAGGCGAAGATGAAGGATGAGTCTTTATTTCAATTAATGAGAGATTTAAGTGAACAAGTAGATGTAGAAATTATCGATGGTGCAAGCTTTTATATTAAATAA
- a CDS encoding DEAD/DEAH box helicase, which produces MGFEEATPIQAETIPHALQGKDIIGQAQTGTGKTAAFGLPLLDKVDTHKESVQGIVIAPTRELAIQVGEELYKIGKHKRVRILPIYGGQDINRQIRALKKHPHIIVGTPGRILDHINRKTLRLQNVETVVLDEADEMLNMGFIEDIEAILTDVPETHQTLLFSATMPDPIRRIAERFMTEPQHIKVKAKEVTMPNIQQFYLEVQEKKKFDVLTRLLDIQSPELAIVFGRTKRRVDELSEALNLRGYAAEGIHGDLTQAKRMSVLRKFKEGSIEVLVATDVAARGLDISGVTHVYNFDIPQDPESYVHRIGRTGRAGKKGIAMLFVTPRESGQLKNIERTTKRKMDRMDAPTLDEALEGQQRLIAEKLQSTIENENLAYYKRIAEEMLEENDSVTVVAAALKMMTKEPDTTPIALTSEPPVVSRGGGSKKRGGNGGGYRDGNRNRSRDGRGGGDGRNRDRNRDGRNRDGNRDRNRDGNRDRNRDGGSRGRRGEGQGRPGSSNGRGERKHHSRPQA; this is translated from the coding sequence ATGGGCTTTGAAGAGGCTACACCAATTCAAGCTGAAACAATTCCACATGCATTGCAAGGTAAAGATATTATTGGGCAAGCGCAAACAGGTACAGGGAAAACAGCAGCATTCGGATTACCACTATTAGATAAAGTGGATACACATAAAGAATCGGTTCAAGGTATTGTTATCGCGCCAACGCGTGAATTAGCAATTCAAGTTGGAGAAGAATTATACAAAATTGGTAAGCATAAACGCGTTCGTATTTTACCGATTTATGGTGGTCAAGATATTAACCGCCAAATTCGTGCTCTAAAAAAACACCCACACATTATTGTTGGTACGCCGGGTCGTATTTTAGATCATATTAACCGTAAAACACTTCGTCTGCAAAACGTAGAGACAGTTGTTCTTGACGAAGCGGATGAAATGTTAAACATGGGCTTCATTGAAGACATTGAAGCAATTTTAACAGATGTGCCAGAAACACATCAAACATTACTATTCTCAGCGACAATGCCGGATCCAATCCGCCGTATTGCTGAGCGTTTCATGACTGAGCCTCAACACATTAAAGTAAAAGCAAAAGAAGTAACAATGCCAAACATTCAGCAGTTCTATTTAGAAGTGCAAGAAAAGAAAAAGTTTGACGTGTTAACACGCTTATTAGATATTCAATCTCCAGAGCTTGCAATCGTATTTGGTCGTACAAAGCGTCGTGTTGATGAATTATCAGAAGCATTAAACTTACGTGGTTATGCTGCAGAAGGTATTCACGGTGATTTAACTCAGGCGAAACGTATGTCTGTATTACGTAAATTTAAAGAAGGTTCTATTGAAGTTCTTGTTGCAACAGACGTTGCTGCGCGTGGTCTTGATATTTCAGGCGTAACGCACGTATATAACTTCGATATTCCACAAGATCCAGAATCATACGTTCACCGTATCGGTCGTACTGGTCGTGCAGGTAAAAAAGGTATTGCAATGCTATTTGTAACACCACGTGAATCAGGACAATTAAAAAATATCGAGCGTACAACAAAACGTAAAATGGACCGTATGGATGCACCGACACTTGACGAGGCATTAGAAGGTCAACAACGTTTAATCGCTGAAAAGCTTCAAAGCACAATTGAAAATGAAAACTTAGCATACTACAAGCGTATTGCAGAAGAAATGTTAGAAGAAAATGACTCTGTAACAGTAGTAGCTGCTGCTTTAAAAATGATGACTAAAGAGCCGGATACAACTCCGATCGCTTTAACATCAGAACCACCTGTTGTTTCAAGAGGCGGCGGTTCTAAAAAACGCGGCGGTAACGGAGGCGGATACCGTGATGGTAACCGTAATCGTAGTCGTGATGGACGCGGCGGTGGCGATGGACGTAATCGTGACCGTAACCGTGATGGACGTAATCGTGACGGAAACCGTGATCGCAATCGTGATGGTAACCGCGATCGTAATCGTGATGGTGGTAGTCGTGGTCGTAGAGGTGAAGGCCAAGGTCGCCCTGGTTCTTCAAATGGACGCGGCGAAAGAAAACATCATAGCCGTCCACAAGCTTAA
- the acpS gene encoding holo-ACP synthase, protein MIIGIGIDIIELNRIEKMLDGKLKFMERILTENERNVAMELKGSRLTEFVAGRFAAKEAYSKAVGTGIGKEVSFLDIEVKNDERGKPILITSTEYIVHLSISHSKEFAVAQVVLESLSR, encoded by the coding sequence ATGATTATAGGGATTGGTATCGATATTATTGAATTAAATCGTATTGAAAAAATGCTAGATGGAAAGCTTAAATTTATGGAACGTATTTTAACGGAAAATGAACGTAATGTTGCTATGGAGCTGAAAGGAAGTCGCCTTACAGAGTTTGTAGCTGGAAGGTTTGCAGCGAAAGAGGCGTATTCAAAAGCTGTAGGTACTGGTATCGGAAAAGAAGTGAGTTTTTTAGATATTGAAGTGAAAAATGATGAAAGAGGTAAGCCAATTCTGATTACAAGTACAGAGTATATTGTTCATTTATCAATTAGTCATAGTAAGGAATTTGCTGTTGCTCAAGTTGTTTTAGAAAGCTTGTCACGCTAG
- a CDS encoding amino acid permease has protein sequence MKQIFQKKPIAKLMQESKQKTLARTLGALDLTMLGIGAIVGTGIFVLTGVVAAKHSGPAIILSFAIAALACAFAAFCYAEFASSVPVSGSVYTYTYATMGEVFAFLIGWDLMLEYLLATSAVANGWSAYFQSLLNGFGIHIPTILSSAPGTGKGGIIDLPAVLIILVMTVLLSRGVRESARVNNIMVFIKIAVVLIFIFAGFNYVKPENWTPFMPFGLNGVMAGAATVFFAFIGFDAVSTAAEEVKRPQRDLPIGIIASLLICTVLYIVVSLILTGIVPYGQLNISDPVAFALQFIGQDGLAGVISVGAITGITTVMLVMMYGQVRVSYAMSRDGLLPKRLAKVHPKFKTPFLNTWTTGIIAALISGLIDLNVLAHLVNMGTLSAFALVAVAVIVMRRTHPDLPRAFKAPLVPFLPALTVIFCLYLMLQLSGTAWISFGIWMVIGIAVYFLYSRKHSALNNSKKEEDVANL, from the coding sequence ATGAAGCAAATTTTTCAAAAGAAGCCAATTGCAAAGTTAATGCAAGAAAGTAAGCAAAAAACGTTAGCAAGAACATTGGGCGCGCTAGATTTAACTATGCTTGGAATCGGAGCAATTGTTGGAACTGGTATTTTTGTTCTAACGGGTGTTGTGGCAGCGAAACATTCTGGGCCAGCTATTATATTATCATTTGCGATTGCCGCTCTAGCTTGTGCCTTTGCTGCATTTTGTTATGCTGAATTTGCTTCTTCAGTTCCTGTCTCGGGCAGTGTGTATACGTATACATACGCGACGATGGGAGAAGTATTCGCATTTTTAATTGGCTGGGACTTAATGCTGGAATATTTACTTGCTACATCTGCTGTAGCGAACGGTTGGTCTGCATATTTTCAATCTTTATTAAACGGGTTTGGAATTCATATTCCGACTATTCTCTCCTCGGCTCCTGGTACAGGTAAGGGTGGAATAATTGATCTACCTGCAGTTCTAATTATTTTAGTGATGACAGTTCTTTTATCTAGGGGTGTTCGTGAAAGTGCACGAGTAAATAACATTATGGTATTTATTAAAATAGCAGTTGTTCTTATTTTTATCTTTGCTGGTTTTAATTATGTGAAACCTGAAAACTGGACGCCTTTTATGCCATTTGGTTTAAATGGTGTAATGGCTGGAGCGGCTACAGTATTCTTCGCATTTATAGGATTTGATGCAGTTTCAACAGCGGCAGAAGAAGTGAAACGTCCGCAACGTGATTTACCAATTGGGATTATTGCATCGTTATTAATTTGTACAGTTCTTTATATCGTTGTTTCGCTTATTTTGACAGGAATTGTTCCATACGGACAGCTAAATATATCAGATCCAGTTGCTTTTGCACTTCAATTTATTGGACAAGATGGTTTAGCGGGGGTAATTTCAGTAGGAGCAATTACAGGAATTACAACAGTAATGCTAGTTATGATGTATGGACAAGTTCGTGTTTCTTATGCGATGAGTCGAGATGGTTTACTACCGAAGCGTCTTGCTAAAGTTCATCCGAAATTTAAAACGCCATTTTTAAATACATGGACAACGGGAATTATTGCGGCACTGATTTCAGGATTAATAGATTTAAATGTTTTAGCACATCTTGTAAATATGGGGACATTGTCAGCATTTGCACTCGTAGCTGTTGCGGTAATCGTAATGAGAAGAACACATCCAGACTTACCAAGGGCATTTAAGGCTCCGCTTGTACCATTTTTACCAGCATTAACAGTGATCTTCTGTTTATACTTAATGCTTCAATTATCAGGGACAGCATGGATTAGTTTTGGGATATGGATGGTTATTGGTATAGCGGTTTACTTTTTATATAGCCGAAAACATAGTGCTTTAAATAATAGTAAAAAAGAAGAAGATGTTGCAAATTTATAA
- a CDS encoding D-alanine--D-alanine ligase, which produces MTKIKLGLLYGGKSAEHQVSLQTALAAIKALNQDKFEIHPIYITEQGQWVRGERIEGEVTDVEALKMSGAENAISPLSLSTEIIPSAASEENAIDVIFPLLHGPNGEDGTVQGLLELMNIPYVGNGVLASSAGMDKVVMKNIFAEAGLKQAKYASFIRSAWEKNREEAYSKVEDKLGYPCFVKPANLGSSVGINKCKNREELEDAFVEAFQFDRKIIVEENIVGREVEVGVLGNDEPKCSVVGEIVPKKDFYDYKSKYIDGDTALIIPAEMTEEESNVIKRDAIIAFQSLDGAGLTRADFFLTKDGEVYINEVNTMPGFTPFSMFPLLWQHTGLPYPELIEELIRLAIERHEEKQKIKYTI; this is translated from the coding sequence TTGACGAAAATTAAATTAGGTTTATTATATGGTGGAAAATCAGCTGAGCATCAAGTTTCGCTACAGACGGCTCTTGCTGCTATTAAAGCGTTAAATCAAGATAAATTCGAGATTCATCCAATTTATATTACAGAACAAGGTCAATGGGTACGTGGTGAGCGTATTGAAGGCGAAGTAACAGATGTTGAAGCTTTAAAAATGAGCGGTGCAGAAAATGCGATTTCTCCGTTATCATTAAGTACAGAAATTATCCCATCTGCAGCTTCTGAGGAGAACGCTATTGACGTTATTTTCCCATTACTACATGGACCAAACGGTGAAGATGGAACGGTTCAAGGACTATTAGAATTAATGAATATCCCTTATGTAGGAAATGGTGTTCTAGCATCATCTGCTGGTATGGATAAAGTTGTTATGAAAAACATCTTTGCAGAGGCTGGTTTAAAACAAGCAAAATATGCATCCTTCATTCGTAGTGCATGGGAAAAAAATCGTGAGGAAGCTTATTCTAAAGTAGAAGATAAGTTAGGATATCCTTGCTTCGTAAAACCAGCGAACCTTGGTTCAAGTGTTGGTATTAATAAGTGTAAAAATCGTGAAGAACTTGAGGATGCATTTGTAGAGGCATTCCAATTTGATCGCAAAATTATTGTAGAAGAAAATATTGTAGGTCGTGAAGTAGAAGTTGGGGTACTAGGTAATGATGAGCCGAAATGTTCAGTTGTAGGTGAAATCGTTCCGAAAAAGGACTTCTATGATTATAAGTCGAAATATATCGATGGTGATACGGCGCTAATTATTCCAGCTGAAATGACAGAAGAAGAATCTAATGTAATTAAGCGTGATGCGATTATTGCATTCCAATCATTAGACGGTGCAGGTTTAACGCGAGCTGATTTCTTCTTAACGAAAGATGGAGAAGTGTATATTAACGAAGTAAACACAATGCCAGGATTTACACCGTTCAGTATGTTCCCTCTATTATGGCAACATACTGGGTTACCGTATCCAGAATTAATCGAAGAGCTAATTCGTTTAGCGATTGAACGTCACGAAGAAAAACAAAAAATTAAATATACAATCTAA